Proteins co-encoded in one Pogona vitticeps strain Pit_001003342236 chromosome 9, PviZW2.1, whole genome shotgun sequence genomic window:
- the LOC110086527 gene encoding protein NKG7: MIKNVPHPSRGPSTTVSLRSDFSMEASQQLTFMSYPLRICSGLCCAGSLLVQFTSLSTSYWVLESTQKGLVHSGLWKICINTKCTMYQFNLLALHIHVTRGFLLMACLCGLISLLCVCFSFEHMELYHISVLKAAVVLSFSGGLFILMGMSVFTAVYRNSHSYTNYLLYFGSSYGLGWASLPMYAMTGILLMLTQKTMVSELWVPPLP; the protein is encoded by the exons ATGATAAAAAATGTCCCTCATCCTTCCAGGGGTCCTTCGACCACCGTCAGCCTGAGGTCAGACTTCAGCATGGAGGCCTCACAACAGCTGACGTTCATGTCTTACCCCTTGCGTATCTGCAGTGGGCTTTGCTGTGCTGGAAGTCTTCTGGTCCAATTCACATCTCTGAGCACCTCCTACTGGGTGCTGGAATCCACCCAGAAAGGTCTTGTCCACAGCGGCCTCTGGAAGATCTGCATCAACACAAAGTGCACCATGTACCAGTTTAATTTACTGG CCCTTCATATCCATGTCACCCGAGGCTTCCTCTTGATGGCTTGTTTATGTGGTCTCATATCTCTGCTGTGTGTTTGTTTCTCGTTTGAGCATATGGAGCTATATCACATATCCGTTCTCAAAGCTGCTGTCGTGTTGAGCTTCAGTGGAG GTCTCTTCATCCTAATGGGTATGTCTGTATTCACAGCTGTTTACAGGAACTCCCATTCCTACACCAATTATTTGCTCTACTTTGGTTCTTCCTATGGCTTGGGTTGGGCCTCTCTTCCTATGTATGCCATGACTG GGATACTGCTAATGCTGACTCAAAAAACCATGGTCTCTGAGCTCTGGGTACCCCCTCTTCCATAA